A single Streptomyces sannanensis DNA region contains:
- a CDS encoding ATP-binding protein has translation MPNHGIPGSRLRSVLPFTAAPAELRHLRKAVRSTLGQWGLRPVADETELAVSELATNVIKHVGEGAAATLVLEAFQHVLRVELHDDSHAVPALTSVDSDTECGRGLHLLSALSAGWGTLVTATGKAVWCELALEPSSQCVRVQRAAAVLEEYRRTAGSRNVVPTYTVLEESVTDIIADLLHWLAAQGGDPDDILDRAQMHFEAEWEAA, from the coding sequence ATGCCCAACCACGGAATCCCCGGATCGCGACTCCGAAGCGTGCTGCCGTTCACGGCGGCGCCGGCGGAACTGCGTCACTTGAGGAAGGCGGTGCGGTCGACCCTCGGCCAGTGGGGTTTGCGGCCGGTGGCCGATGAGACGGAACTGGCCGTCAGCGAGCTGGCGACGAACGTCATCAAGCATGTCGGGGAGGGGGCGGCGGCGACTCTCGTTCTTGAGGCCTTCCAGCACGTGCTGCGCGTGGAACTCCACGATGACAGTCACGCGGTGCCGGCTCTGACCTCAGTCGACAGTGATACGGAGTGCGGGCGGGGGCTCCACCTGCTGTCCGCGTTGTCCGCAGGATGGGGCACGCTCGTAACAGCAACCGGCAAGGCGGTGTGGTGCGAGCTGGCACTGGAACCCTCGAGTCAGTGCGTACGGGTCCAGCGGGCGGCGGCTGTGCTTGAGGAGTACCGCAGGACGGCCGGGAGCAGGAACGTCGTGCCGACTTACACGGTCCTGGAGGAGTCTGTGACCGACATCATCGCCGACCTGCTCCACTGGCTGGCTGCTCAGGGCGGGGACCCGGACGACATCCTGGACCGGGCTCAGATGCACTTCGAGGCTGAATGGGAGGCGGCCTGA
- a CDS encoding DUF397 domain-containing protein, producing MHQSDNPVPDTAWFKSSYSGANETECVETAYVPHLALVRDSKQPAGPRLAFSETAWNGFLMALRNQKPA from the coding sequence ATGCACCAGAGCGACAACCCCGTGCCGGATACGGCCTGGTTCAAGTCCTCGTACAGCGGAGCCAACGAGACGGAGTGCGTCGAGACTGCCTACGTTCCGCACCTCGCCCTGGTCCGGGACTCCAAGCAGCCGGCTGGCCCCCGTCTGGCCTTCAGCGAGACCGCTTGGAACGGATTCCTGATGGCTTTGAGGAATCAGAAGCCGGCGTGA
- a CDS encoding DNA cytosine methyltransferase — protein MPAPFKIIDLFAGPGGLDVAAQALGVPVVVGIEWDDDACATRTAAGLPTKNGDVRDFKPSDFEDANVLAGGPPCQTFTVAGNGEGRAALDQVLEFANRYAAVQPGRHDEEFAAIRDDLKQLSDERTGLVLEPLRWALEALIDGRPYQAIVLEQVRAVLPVWQAFGEILKSKGYTVADPEILHTEEFGVPQTRRRAILIARWAGDGAKIEEAPEIPEPSHRRYRKGANRNSGNSSRLPWVTMREALGRTDCFEVVSNYGTGGNPKARGRRRYDEPSATVTGKGSRNKLDWRGRDLGVFSLAELGVLQTFPRDYPWRRENGDDVDAPGARSVIAQQIGNAVPPRLGIHVLASALGLHEELEAAIKLQYDY, from the coding sequence TTCGCCGGCCCGGGAGGGCTGGACGTGGCAGCGCAGGCGCTCGGCGTTCCGGTCGTCGTCGGTATCGAGTGGGACGACGACGCCTGCGCTACACGCACGGCAGCCGGCCTCCCGACGAAAAACGGGGATGTACGCGATTTCAAGCCGAGCGATTTCGAAGACGCCAACGTGTTGGCCGGCGGGCCGCCGTGTCAGACCTTCACCGTCGCCGGGAACGGTGAAGGAAGGGCCGCGCTCGATCAGGTTCTTGAATTCGCGAATCGTTATGCTGCCGTGCAGCCGGGGCGCCACGACGAGGAGTTCGCGGCGATTCGCGACGACCTCAAGCAGCTCAGCGACGAACGTACCGGACTGGTCCTGGAACCGCTGCGGTGGGCACTTGAGGCGCTCATCGACGGACGGCCTTACCAGGCGATCGTCCTCGAACAGGTTCGTGCGGTACTCCCGGTCTGGCAGGCGTTCGGGGAGATCCTCAAGAGCAAGGGCTACACGGTAGCCGACCCGGAGATCCTCCACACCGAGGAGTTCGGGGTTCCTCAGACCCGTCGTCGCGCCATTCTGATTGCCCGCTGGGCGGGCGATGGCGCGAAGATCGAGGAGGCGCCGGAGATTCCCGAGCCTTCTCACCGACGTTACAGGAAGGGTGCCAATCGAAATTCGGGGAATTCATCCCGCCTTCCCTGGGTGACAATGCGGGAGGCGCTCGGGCGAACGGACTGCTTCGAGGTGGTCTCCAACTACGGCACCGGCGGTAACCCGAAGGCACGAGGACGACGCCGGTACGACGAGCCTTCCGCCACCGTGACCGGCAAGGGTTCACGCAACAAGCTCGACTGGCGTGGCCGGGACCTCGGGGTGTTCTCGCTCGCTGAGCTGGGTGTACTTCAAACGTTCCCCCGGGACTATCCGTGGCGACGCGAAAACGGCGACGACGTCGACGCTCCCGGTGCACGCAGCGTCATTGCCCAGCAGATTGGCAACGCCGTGCCGCCACGGCTGGGCATACATGTCCTCGCGTCCGCGCTCGGTTTGCACGAAGAGCTGGAAGCCGCGATCAAGCTCCAGTACGACTACTGA
- a CDS encoding nucleoside deaminase: MPYAPENSHDRKFLEQAISISRHALEDEGKTPFGALVVIDGEVVGTGTSSVVELRDPTAHAEVMALRAAGQSLGRHLLEDAVMYSSSEPCPMCLTACYWARIPRLVYAANSRDVAVNGFEDLQFYRELALPNAERGLLVEVAVEGELKDRAAEALTEWAAQLPFPVEPKL; the protein is encoded by the coding sequence TTGCCCTACGCCCCGGAGAACTCACACGACCGCAAGTTCCTAGAGCAGGCCATCTCCATCTCGCGGCACGCCTTGGAGGACGAGGGCAAGACGCCCTTCGGGGCGCTTGTCGTGATCGACGGGGAGGTGGTGGGTACGGGCACCAGCTCCGTAGTGGAGCTGCGCGACCCGACCGCGCACGCCGAGGTCATGGCGCTGCGCGCGGCGGGACAAAGTCTGGGCCGGCATCTGCTGGAAGACGCCGTCATGTACTCGAGCAGCGAGCCGTGCCCGATGTGCCTGACTGCCTGTTACTGGGCCCGTATTCCGCGCCTTGTGTACGCGGCCAACAGCCGTGATGTAGCCGTCAATGGCTTCGAAGATCTGCAGTTCTACCGGGAGCTGGCGCTACCCAACGCGGAACGTGGTCTGCTGGTGGAGGTCGCCGTCGAAGGGGAGCTGAAGGACCGCGCGGCGGAGGCCCTGACCGAGTGGGCAGCACAGCTGCCCTTCCCCGTCGAGCCGAAGCTGTGA
- a CDS encoding helix-turn-helix transcriptional regulator yields MSARTTTRRRQLGAMMRKLRARKGMTLEEAGQLVGVSKATVSRYETQTGPVKWLVIDALCREYEATEAEREAVVGLAKDAKQQGWWSSFADRIPESMNLLLTLEDEAVREDHFSCLYVPGLLQTRDYTTAVQQANELRRAPEDIERLVDIRMKRQEILARPEPPHLWAILDESVIRRVVGSREIMREQLSHLLRANESHHITLQVLPFAKGAHAAALGSFVMIGGKEPSLDVVYVDLHVGSLFMEKDEELERYRLAFDYLRAQALDMAASSALIERVRKEM; encoded by the coding sequence ATGTCCGCTAGGACCACAACGCGTCGCCGACAGCTCGGCGCGATGATGCGCAAGCTCCGAGCCCGCAAGGGGATGACGCTGGAAGAGGCCGGCCAGCTCGTCGGCGTATCGAAGGCCACCGTCAGCCGGTACGAGACACAGACCGGCCCGGTGAAGTGGCTGGTAATCGACGCACTCTGCCGCGAGTACGAGGCGACTGAGGCCGAGCGTGAGGCCGTCGTCGGTCTCGCCAAGGACGCCAAGCAGCAAGGGTGGTGGAGTTCCTTCGCCGACCGAATCCCGGAGAGTATGAACCTGCTGCTCACCCTTGAGGATGAAGCCGTCCGGGAGGACCACTTCTCATGCCTTTACGTGCCGGGACTCCTGCAGACGCGCGACTACACCACGGCGGTCCAGCAGGCCAACGAGCTCCGGCGCGCACCGGAGGACATTGAGCGCCTGGTGGACATCCGCATGAAGCGCCAGGAGATCCTCGCCCGGCCGGAGCCGCCGCACCTCTGGGCAATCCTGGACGAGTCCGTGATCCGGCGTGTGGTCGGTTCACGCGAGATCATGCGCGAGCAGCTCAGCCACTTGCTGCGGGCGAACGAATCCCACCACATCACGCTCCAGGTGCTGCCCTTCGCCAAGGGCGCTCACGCGGCGGCGCTCGGGAGCTTCGTGATGATCGGCGGCAAGGAGCCCTCGCTCGACGTCGTGTACGTGGACCTTCACGTCGGCTCGCTCTTCATGGAGAAGGATGAGGAGTTGGAGCGATACAGACTTGCGTTCGACTACCTTCGCGCACAAGCGTTGGACATGGCCGCGTCGTCGGCCTTGATTGAGCGCGTACGCAAGGAGATGTGA
- a CDS encoding HNH endonuclease signature motif containing protein, translating to MTTSRAPGPVTPDEWAAHLSTAVPCAQTAVLLEGLDVEELSRAGMIDALGAWERHRAWLDGRQVRLLAALDTKIDEELPEGWTEQVQAEWNAAVEEVGCALKLAGSTAADRLGVARALEARHPTTLGLLEAGDISYQQAKAVTEACEVLSPEVAAQVEEAVAPKLPTLAAGATRRLLAKTVVHADPDGAAERHERRKREREMVHHPRHDGMALFGAIVPAEQAARMDAAVDAHAATFTDPCRTADQKRADALVDLILNRPTAEGEATSGGRTAAVVQVTVPLNVLLGVEGGVADLKGYGPITAGQAREIAFAEGTVWRRLITAPDTGLLIKTDPTTYKPTAETARHVIARDAHCTFPHCNQPAHRCDLDHRDPFNHHVPEAGGQTTPDNLHPLCRRHHLLKTHHPGWTVTRAPDTGVTHWTSPTGHRYEAPPHTYLE from the coding sequence ATGACCACCAGTCGGGCTCCCGGCCCGGTGACGCCGGACGAATGGGCCGCGCATCTGAGCACCGCCGTGCCGTGCGCGCAGACAGCCGTACTGCTGGAAGGACTCGACGTCGAGGAGCTGTCCCGCGCCGGGATGATCGACGCCCTGGGGGCGTGGGAGCGGCACCGGGCCTGGCTGGACGGCCGGCAGGTGCGTCTCCTCGCCGCGCTGGACACGAAGATCGACGAGGAGCTTCCCGAGGGCTGGACCGAGCAGGTGCAGGCCGAGTGGAACGCCGCGGTCGAGGAAGTAGGCTGCGCCCTGAAACTCGCGGGCTCCACCGCCGCCGACCGTCTCGGGGTCGCCCGCGCCCTCGAGGCCCGTCATCCCACCACACTGGGCCTGCTGGAGGCCGGGGACATCTCGTACCAGCAGGCGAAGGCGGTCACCGAGGCCTGCGAGGTGCTGTCTCCCGAAGTGGCGGCCCAGGTCGAGGAAGCGGTAGCGCCCAAGCTGCCCACGCTGGCGGCCGGGGCCACCCGGCGCCTGCTGGCGAAGACCGTCGTCCACGCCGACCCCGACGGCGCGGCCGAACGTCATGAACGGCGCAAGCGCGAACGGGAGATGGTGCACCACCCCCGGCACGACGGGATGGCCCTGTTCGGCGCGATCGTCCCGGCGGAACAGGCCGCCCGCATGGACGCCGCCGTCGACGCGCACGCGGCGACCTTCACCGACCCGTGCCGCACGGCCGACCAGAAGCGGGCGGACGCCTTGGTCGACCTGATTCTCAACCGCCCCACCGCAGAAGGGGAAGCCACCTCGGGCGGACGGACGGCAGCAGTCGTGCAGGTCACTGTCCCCCTCAACGTTCTGCTCGGCGTCGAGGGCGGAGTGGCGGACCTCAAGGGCTACGGCCCCATCACCGCCGGCCAGGCCCGCGAGATCGCCTTCGCCGAGGGCACCGTCTGGCGCCGCCTGATCACGGCCCCGGACACGGGTCTGCTGATCAAGACGGACCCCACCACCTACAAGCCCACCGCGGAGACCGCCCGTCACGTCATCGCCCGCGATGCGCACTGCACGTTCCCGCACTGCAACCAGCCCGCCCACCGCTGCGACCTGGACCACCGGGACCCCTTCAACCACCACGTCCCCGAGGCGGGCGGCCAGACCACCCCGGACAACCTCCACCCGCTGTGTCGCCGCCACCACCTGCTCAAAACCCACCACCCCGGCTGGACCGTCACCCGTGCCCCCGACACCGGCGTGACCCACTGGACGAGCCCCACGGGCCACCGCTACGAGGCCCCGCCTCACACGTACTTGGAATGA
- a CDS encoding DUF397 domain-containing protein: MDSDNVQWIKSSYNGGSGTECVETARVGAETAVRDSKDLLGPRLAFAARSWADFVGAVRAGRLG; encoded by the coding sequence ATGGATAGCGACAACGTCCAGTGGATCAAGTCCTCATACAACGGCGGCAGCGGCACGGAGTGTGTGGAAACCGCCCGTGTGGGCGCCGAAACGGCTGTCCGCGACAGCAAGGACCTGCTCGGGCCGCGGCTGGCCTTCGCTGCTCGCTCCTGGGCTGACTTCGTCGGGGCAGTACGGGCAGGCCGCCTCGGCTGA